GAGAATGCCAATGATTCGGCGTCGCAATCGAAACGGCATCGACATTTGGATCGTCCAAGACGGTGCGGATATCCGAAACGCCCTTACAGGTAAACTTACCCTGAATCCGCCCTTTCAAGTCCTCCATTTTTTCAGCCAACACATCGGCATCGGGATCTACAAGGTAGGCAATCTCAACATTGGGCTGTTTGAGCCAACCGCTCACGTGGCTTTTACCGCGACCGTGCAATCCAACCACCGCAATTCGTAAACGGTCGTTCGCTCCAAAGACGGTATGAGAGGCGCTGGTGCCAGCAAGAAATACTGACGCACCCAGGGCGGATTGTTTAATAAAGGTTCTTCTATTTGTTTTCATGGGGTAATGGGTTCGATCTCATACTAATCGCACGAAAAACCCTGCGGTTCAAATAGAAATCACGGACGGGAAGTGGCACAGCACCTGCATGGTTCCACCTATGAAGCGCTGTATAAAATTACCTCCAATACTCTTGTGTCTACTCCTGTTCATTGCTGGTGGAGGAACAGCCTTTTCGAAGAAGTTCGTTACCATTCAACTGGACTGGATTTACAATGCCCAGTTTGCCGGTCTCTACCAGGCGATCGAGCAAGGCTATTTAAAGGAGTTTGATCTCGAAGTGACCCTATTGGAAGCGCCCAAGAGTGTGGGTGTCGTTGAGAGTCTTACTGACTCAGACGATCTACGCTTCGGCGTCTCAGAGAGTTCAGTTCTGCTAGGAAAACGACGCGAAGGCCATCCCATCGTTGCACTGGCACCCATGTTTCAAACCAGCCCAATGGGTTGGATGCACCTTCCCAAAAGTAATATCCAGTCGGTCAAAGACTTTAAGGGTAAGCGAATCGGGATTCACGCCGACGGTCTAAAAATTCTTGGCATCGCATTGGCCAAGCACGACTTAAGCCTCGACGACATTCACTTTGTCGAAGTGGGCTATGATCCAGCTGTGCTGATTAAAGGTCAAATCGAACTTATGCAGG
This genomic stretch from Opitutia bacterium ISCC 52 harbors:
- a CDS encoding ABC transporter substrate-binding protein, with amino-acid sequence MKRCIKLPPILLCLLLFIAGGGTAFSKKFVTIQLDWIYNAQFAGLYQAIEQGYLKEFDLEVTLLEAPKSVGVVESLTDSDDLRFGVSESSVLLGKRREGHPIVALAPMFQTSPMGWMHLPKSNIQSVKDFKGKRIGIHADGLKILGIALAKHDLSLDDIHFVEVGYDPAVLIKGQIELMQAYYIDEFVELQRRTDNAGHIELAGQNGYLAYSQVLFTTEAMIESQAEIVVAVTEACRKGWAYALDHKEATIDLILSKWNPEINRDYQLASLEKIEQLVRPENSKIMPWPSIEKWQAMQELLLEYDLLPSPVDLSEFVYQP